Genomic segment of Labilithrix sp.:
CGGCGAGCTTCTGGCGGATGGATTCGAGAATGAGCTCAGACATGCGCGGCCTCTTCGATCCGCTTCGGCGCGGCGGTGGGGGCGGTCTCGTCGGTGAACTGGCAGACGCGGCCCGCGTTGTGGAGGAGGGCGGCGATCTCGAGGCGCCGGAGCGCGGTCTTCGCGACCATCCCCTGCCCCTTCACCTTCTTGAGCTCGCTCTCGTCGATGAGGTCGCCGCTCTTCTTCGTGATGGGTCCGGTGAGGTCCGTCGCGCCGAAGCCGAGCGCGACCTGCGGGACCTCGAGGCCGGAGGTGCCCCAGTCGAGGCCGATGCGCTGGCCGCGCGGGCTCGTGATGCGCGCCACCGCGACGGCGCGGAGGAGATCGAGCTCGCTCTTCCCTTCGCGCGCGATCCAGAGCACGTCCGCCGCCGCGACGGGGTGGACGCGCACGACGTCGCCGCATTCGTCGGCGCGGATCGCGTCGGCGAGCGCGCCGAGGACGAGGAGGTCGACGCCGGCGCTCGCGACCTCGGCGCGCACCGCGTCGAGGTCGCCGCGGCGGCGCGCCGGAAGGACCCCACCAAGACCTGCGCGCTCGATCGCGCGCTCGACGAAGCTCGTCATTTCGTTCCCCATCGTTGGAGCAGGTCGTGCTCGACGCCGAGCTGGTCGAGCACGCGGCCGACGACGGTGTCGAGCAGCGGCTCGACACCTGCGCGACCTTCGGGTCGGGCGTAAAAGGAAGGCATCGCGGGCAAGATGACCGCGCCCGCGCGCGCGAGCGTGGTGAGGTTCTCGAGGTGGATGACCGAGAGCGGCGTCTCGCGCGGGACGACGACGAGGGTGCGGCGCTCCTTGATCATCACGTCCGCCGCGCGCGTGAGCAGCGTGTCGCTGATGCCGTGCGCGATGCGGGCGCAGGTGCCCATCGAGCAGGGGACGATCGCCATCGCGTCCCAGCCCGCGCTCCCGCTCGCGAACGGGGCCTTGTAGTCGCGCGTGCCCCAGATGGGCTGGCCGGCGAGGGCTTCGCGGATGTCGCCGCCGCACTCGAGCGCCCAGACCTCGGGCGCGGTCTGGGAGAGGCAGATCCCGAGCTCGACGTCAGCGCGCCCGGAGAGCTGCGCGAGGAGGCGCTTCGCGTACGGCGCCCCGCTCGCGCCGGTGATGCCGACGACGATCTTGCGTTTGTTCATGCGCGCGCTCCGTTCGCGACGGGTCGCGGCGCGGGCTTCGCCTCGGCGCAGACGATCGCGGCCATGCCGAGGGTGAGGTCGATGCTCGTGACCGCGGTGAAGCCCTCCGCGGCGAGGAGCTGCTCGTAGGCTTCGCGCGTGACGAAGCCCTCCATGCTCTCGGCGAGGTACGCGTACGCCTCGCGATCGTTCGCGATCGCGGCGCCGAGCATCGGCAGCGCGTAGCGGAGACCGGCGCCGTGGAGGAG
This window contains:
- a CDS encoding UbiX family flavin prenyltransferase; this encodes MNKRKIVVGITGASGAPYAKRLLAQLSGRADVELGICLSQTAPEVWALECGGDIREALAGQPIWGTRDYKAPFASGSAGWDAMAIVPCSMGTCARIAHGISDTLLTRAADVMIKERRTLVVVPRETPLSVIHLENLTTLARAGAVILPAMPSFYARPEGRAGVEPLLDTVVGRVLDQLGVEHDLLQRWGTK